A single region of the Fusarium keratoplasticum isolate Fu6.1 chromosome 7, whole genome shotgun sequence genome encodes:
- a CDS encoding Fungal-trans domain-containing protein, with protein sequence MCTIGALFFALEYSDTVQELPTSVVLKAGSQWAATAERLLLGNTHHISVDGLMTAQLLYDYALRMANFTQAFVLSALMARMTQALQLNLEYSSDLFNQSPNNTLSITARECRRRLMWSCYVTDVLCSNGVEQLTLVFEKHIRIQLPCHERNFLHERPCITRTLTGSPLDFIPPDKIPVDIDSNMGMLGYLIQHLEIRRRVLWYIKHLDQAKPPWLPDSEFAQLDQELQAWYMSLPPSLQFTTSTIYLRKESSQLGALCFFHCTYHQTMLDFYRIGTPELFKLRSAFHFSPEQHDFQRHLQYALFKVARTLAAIVAEAEQHGPRITGDTWFPTIAYESNRVMLYYLTQVTDPMALDKRELVLSTIPYLQSNLKALKTMRATNAMADSLSRGAESMLQKLGVDSNNILPLPSVILDDPYLAFPSRDTQIGVDAPSQRAADSDLHPLSIFRMARNEIPEGHAPAVSVRKSPVPAEEVPLQPPQLDQDLHGFEQNLDLFFAPDLAQDWQLAEMLLDSGTVGDGPISWIGMPQPGL encoded by the exons ATGTGCACTATAGGAGCACT ATTCTTTGCGCTCGAGTATAGTGATACAGTTCAAGAACTACCAACATCAGTTGTCCTGAAAGCTGGCTCGCAATGGGCTGCCACAGCTGAGCGTCTACTCCTTGGGAATACGCATCACATTTCAGTTGATGGATTGATG ACTGCTCAACTTCTTTATGACTATGCTCTTCGCATGGCCAACTTTACGCAAGCCTTTGTCTTGAGCGCCTTAATGGCGAGGATGACCCAAGCTCTGCAACTGAATCTGGAGTACTCCTCGGACCTTTTCAACCAGTCACCCAACAACACTCTATCGATAACAGCCAGAGAGTGTCGTAGACGCCTAATGTGGAGTTGCTATGTCACAGACGTTCTCTGTAGCAATGGCGTTGAGCAACTGACCTTGGTATTCGAGAAACACATCAGGATCCAGCTGCCATGCCATGAACGGAACTTTCTTCATGAACGGCCATGTATCACAAGAACATTAACTGGCTCGCCTCTCGACTTTATCCCCCCTGATAAGATACCAGTTGACATAGACAGCAATATGGGCATGCTGGGCTACCTCATTCAACACCTTGAAATACGACGGCGAGTTCTATGGTACATCAAGCACCTGGATCAAGCCAAACCTCCATGGCTTCCCGACTCGGAGTTTGCACAGTTAGATCAAGAATTGCAGGCTTGGTACATGTCACTCCCACCAAGTCTTCAGTTCACGACTTCGACTATCTACCTACGCAAGGAGTCATCACAACTTGGGGCTTTATGCTTCTTTCACTGCACTTACCATCAGACCATGCTGGACTTTTATCGCATTGGAACCCCCGAACTATTCAAGCTCCGATCGGCATTCCATTTCTCACCCGAACAACATGACTTTCAGCGACATTTGCAATACGCGTTGTTCAAGGTGGCCCGTACGTTGGCCGCGATTGTCGCTGAAGCGGAGCAGCATGGGCCTCGGATTACCGGTGATACGTGGTTCCCTACGATTGCCTACGAGAGCAACAGAGTCATGCTCTACTACCTGACCCAGGTCACGGATCCTATGGCTCTCGATAAACGAGAACTAGTGTTGAGCACTATTCCATACTTGCAGAGTAacctcaaggctctcaagaCAATGCGTGCCACTAATGCCATGGCGGATAGCCTC TCCCGCGGAGCCGAAAGCATGCTCCAGAAGTTGGGAGTTGACTCCAACAATATTCTTCCCCTACCAAGCGTCATCCTGGACGACCCATACTTGGCCTTCCCAAGCCGAGACACGCAGATCGGAGTGGATGCACCATCTCAGAGAGCAGCCGACTCCGATCTCCATCCACTTTCCATTTTCCGTATGGCACGCAACGAGATCCCAGAGGGTCACGCTCCGGCAGTATCTGTGCGCAAGAGCCCAGTTCCAGCCGAGGAGGTTCCACTGCAGCCTCCTCAACTGGATCAAGATCTTCATGGATTTGAGCAAAACTTGGATCTGTTCTTTGCGCCGGATTTAGCTCAGGACTGGCAACTTGCAGAGATGCTTCTCGATTCGGGGACGGTTGGAGATGGGCCAATATCATGGATTGGGATGCCGCAACCGGGCTTATAG